Proteins encoded together in one Staphylococcus aureus window:
- a CDS encoding S1C family serine protease → MSDFNHTDHSTTNHSQTPRYRRPKFPWFKTVIVALIAGIIGALLVLGIGKVLNSTILNKDGSTVQTTNNKGGNQLDGQSKKFGTVHEMIKSVSPTIVGVINMQKASSVDDLLKGKSSKPSEAGVGSGVIYQINNNSAYIVTNNHVIDGANEIRVQLHNKKQVKAKLVGKDAVTDIAVLKIENTKGIKAIQFANSSKVQTGDSVFAMGNPLGLQFANSVTSGIISASERTIDAETTGGNTKVSVLQTDAAINPGNSGGALVDINGNLVGINSMKIAATQVEGIGFAIPSNEVKVTIEQLVKHGKIDRPSIGIGLINLKDIPEEEREQLHTDREDGIYVAKADSDIDLKKGDIITEIDGKKIKDDVDLRSYLYENKKPGESVTVTVIRDGKTKEVKVKLKQQKEQPKRQSRSERQSPGQGDRDFFR, encoded by the coding sequence ATGTCAGATTTTAATCATACAGATCATTCTACAACAAACCATAGCCAAACACCTAGATACAGAAGACCTAAATTTCCATGGTTTAAAACAGTCATCGTTGCATTGATTGCTGGAATTATTGGTGCACTTCTAGTACTTGGTATAGGCAAAGTATTAAATAGTACAATTTTAAATAAAGATGGTTCAACTGTTCAGACAACAAATAATAAAGGTGGCAATCAATTAGACGGTCAAAGCAAGAAATTCGGTACCGTTCATGAAATGATAAAATCTGTCTCCCCTACAATTGTTGGAGTTATTAACATGCAAAAAGCATCAAGTGTAGACGACTTATTAAAAGGCAAATCATCTAAACCATCTGAAGCTGGAGTAGGTTCAGGTGTTATCTATCAAATAAACAACAATTCAGCTTATATCGTTACAAACAATCATGTTATTGATGGCGCAAATGAAATTAGAGTCCAATTACATAATAAAAAACAAGTTAAAGCGAAATTAGTTGGTAAAGATGCAGTAACTGATATTGCTGTACTTAAAATTGAAAATACAAAAGGTATTAAAGCGATTCAATTTGCCAACTCTTCAAAAGTACAAACTGGCGATAGCGTATTCGCAATGGGTAACCCATTAGGATTACAATTTGCTAACTCTGTAACATCTGGTATCATTTCAGCAAGCGAACGTACGATTGACGCTGAGACAACTGGTGGCAATACAAAAGTTAGCGTTCTTCAAACAGATGCTGCTATTAACCCAGGTAACTCAGGTGGCGCATTAGTAGATATTAATGGTAATTTAGTTGGTATTAACTCAATGAAAATTGCTGCGACACAAGTTGAAGGTATCGGGTTTGCTATTCCAAGTAATGAAGTTAAAGTAACAATTGAACAACTTGTAAAACATGGTAAAATTGACCGCCCTTCGATTGGTATTGGTTTAATTAATTTGAAAGATATTCCTGAAGAAGAGCGCGAGCAACTTCATACTGATAGAGAAGACGGTATTTATGTCGCCAAAGCTGATAGTGATATTGATCTTAAAAAAGGTGATATTATTACAGAAATTGATGGCAAGAAAATTAAAGATGATGTTGATTTAAGAAGCTATTTATATGAAAATAAAAAACCTGGTGAATCAGTCACTGTTACCGTTATCCGTGATGGTAAAACAAAAGAAGTTAAAGTGAAATTAAAACAACAAAAAGAACAACCAAAACGTCAAAGCCGATCAGAACGTCAATCACCTGGCCAAGGCGATAGAGATTTCTTTAGATAA